The DNA window GATCATAGTTGTTCCGCCTAAAGCCCCCCTTGACTTTGAGGTGCATGTCCTCCTCTCTTGAAGTTCTGAGCTCTTGGTTGAAAGTACTTTCCTAACCCACGGTTGTTGTTTCCCTTACGAGTATCTCTTGATGAAGCCACTTTCTTCACATACTCTTCTACACCTCTTGCCTTATTCACAAGCTCGAAAAAGATCCGAATCTCTAAAGGAGCCACAATAGTCATAATAGTATCCCTCAAGCCTCCTTGGTATTTGATACACTTCCAGCTCTCATAGGACTT is part of the Arachis duranensis cultivar V14167 chromosome 1, aradu.V14167.gnm2.J7QH, whole genome shotgun sequence genome and encodes:
- the LOC107492676 gene encoding uncharacterized protein LOC107492676; its protein translation is MGKETVQNADIPWDVFQTAFYKKYFPESVREARELELMQLKHGSLSVADYTSRFEELCRFSRVCQGALKSYESWKCIKYQGGLRDTIMTIVAPLEIRIFFELVNKARGVEEYVKKVASSRDTRKGNNNRGLGKYFQPRAQNFKRGGHAPQSQGGL